The DNA segment CCCCAGTTGCCGACCGGGGTGAGCAGCAGCAGGACCAGCACGGCGAAGGTGGGCACGGCCCGGCCGACGTTGGAGATGTTCACGGCGAGCGCTCCGCCCCGGCCGAGATGGCCGAGGACCAGGGCGACGGGCAGCGCGATCAGGCAGCTCAGGACGAGGCAGACGACGGTGAGGAGGAGGTGCTGGAGCAGCCGGTGCCACACGCCGTTGTCGCCGGACCAGTGCGCGGGGTCGGCGAGCCAGTCCCAGGTGGCGGTGAGGGTGCTCATGCGCCGGCCGCCCTGGTCCAGGGGGTGATCAGCCGCTGTACGCCCAGCAGCAGGAGGTCCGCGGCGATCGCGATCAGCACGCAGAGCACGGACGCGGTGAGCACCTGGGCCTTGAAGTAGGTGTTCATGCCCGCGTAGACGAGGTTGCCGAGCCCCCCGTAGCCGACGATCGCGCCGACCGTGACCAGGGAGACCGCGGAGACGGTGGCGATGCGCAGCCCGGCCATCGCGGCGGGCAGGGCGAGGGGCAGTTCCACGGTGAGCAGCAGCCGGATGGGGCCGTAGCCGAGGCCGCGCGCCGCCTGCCGGGTCTCCTCCGGGACCGCGCGCAGGCCCGCGAGCAGGTTGCGGACCAGGAGGGTGAGCGAGTACAGCACCAGGCCGGCGACGACCAGGGTGGCGGAGAGGCCGTAGAGGGGCAGCAGCAGGGAGAACATCGCGAGGGACGGGATGGTGTAGAGGATCGTGGTCAGGGCGAGCACCGGTCCGGCGGCCCAGCCCCAGCGGCGGGCCAGCACCGCGAGCGGCACCGCGACGGCCAGGCCGATCAGGACCGCCAGGGCGGTCAGCTGGAGGTGCTGGACGACCGCGTCGAGGAGGATTCCGCGACGGCTGCTCAGATAGGCGCCGCAGATCCATTCGTTGCGCGCGAGACAGTCGTCGGGGGCCGCGGTCACGGGTCCATTGCACCGGCGGGCGGGGCGGGGTGCGCGCGGTGGGGGGCCGTACGAGGGAGGGGCGTACGCGAGACGGCCGTACGACGCTCGGACGAGCGGCCGGGAATCGCTGCGTGACAGGGGCGCTGAACAAGCGCTTAGATAGGAGGGCTCGGGTGGCACTCCGCGCCCGGCTCGCCCCGACCCCGCCGGAGGACCCCGTTGTTCACGTCCGTCGACGACGTCTCCGCCCGCCTCGCCGAGACCGGCTACCTCGCCTCGCCCGCGGTCGCCACCACCGTGTTCCTCGCGGCCCGGCTCGGCAAGCCGCTGCTGGTGGAGGGCCCCGCCGGGGTCGGCAAGACCGAACTGGCCAAGGCCGTCGCCCAGGTGGCCGAGGCGCGGCTGGTGCGGCTCCAGTGCTACGAGGGCGTGGACGAGTCCCGGGCCCTGTACGAGTGGAACCACGCCAAGCAGCTGCTGCGCATCAGCGCGGGCCCCGGCGAGAGCTGGGACGAGACCCGGACCGACGTCTTCAGCGAGGAGTTCCTGCTCCCGCGCCCGCTGCTGACCGCGATCCGCGGCGACGAGCCGACGGTGCTCCTGATCGACGAGACCGACAAGGCCGACGTCGAGATGGAGGGCCTGCTCCTGGAGGTGCTCAGCGACTTCCAGATCACGGTGCCGGAGCTGGGCACGGTCACCGCGACCCGCCGCCCGTTCGTCGTGCTCACCTCCAACGCGGGCCGCGAGCTGTCCGAGGCGCTGCGCCGCCGCTGCCTGTTCCTGCACATCGGCTTCCCGGAGGAGGAGCTGGAGCGGCGGATCGTACGGCTGAAGGTGCCGGGCCTTCCCGAGGCGCTGGCGGAGTCGGTCGTCCGGGTGGTGGGGGCGCTGCGCGCGATGGACCTGCGCAAGGCGCCGTCCGTCGCCGAGACCGTCGACTGGGCGCGCACGCTGCTGGCGCTGGGCGCGGACACGCTGGACGAGACGGTCGTACGGGACAGTCTCGGGGTGATCCTCAAGCATCAGGACGACATCCAGAAGGCCGCGGCCAAGCTCGATCTGGACGCGCTGTGACAGACCCCGCCGAGCGGATCACCGGCCTGGTCGGGGCGCTGCGGGCGCACGGGGTGCGGATCGGCACCGGGGAGACGGTGGACGCGGCCCTGGCGGCCGAGGCGCTGGGACTCGGTGACCGGGAGCTGCTGCGCGAGGGGCTGGCCGCGACCCTGCTGCACGGTGCGGCCCAACGCGCCGTGTTCGACCCGGTCTTCGACCTCTACTTCCCGCGCGGGGTGGGCGCCCCGGACGCCGGTCCCGCCGACCGCGAGGGCCTGCGCGACCGGCTGGCCGAGGCACTGGCGGCCGACGACCGCACGCTGATGGCCCAGTTGGCGGCTCAGGCGGTCGACGGGTTCGGCGGGTACGGGAGTTCACCGGGGTCGGACGGCTGGTCGGCGTACCAGACCCTCGAACGGCTGCGCCCGCAGACCCTGTTGGCCCGGGTGCGGGCCGATGTACGGGCCGGTGCGGGGGCCGGCGGTGACTTCGCCGACCGGTTGCTGGACGACGAGATCCGGCGCCGGATCGAGGAGTTCAGGCGGCTGGTCGGCGCGGAGGCGCGGCGCCGGGTCGCCGAGCGGCGCGGACGGGACGAGATCGCGCGGCGCGCGGTGCGCCCGACGGCCGACCGGGTGGATTTCCTCTTCGCGAGCAGGGAGCAACTGGCCGAGCTGCGCAGGGCCGTCCAGCCGCTCGCGCGCAAGCTGGCCACCCGGCTCGCCGCGCGCCGCCGCCGGGCCGCGCGCGGCACCATCGATCTGCGCCGCACCCTGCGCTCCTCGTTGTCCACCGGTGGCGTCCCGATGCGGCCGGTGTTGCGCCGGCGCCGTCCGGTCCGCCCCGAACTGGTCCTGCTCTGCGATGTGTCCGGCTCGGTCTCGGGCTTCTCCGACTTCACGATGCTGCTGGTGCAGGCGCTGCACGACCAGTTCGGCAAGGTCCGGGTGTTCGCCTTCGTCAACCGCCTGGACGAGGTGACCGGACTGCTCGACCACGGCCGCGCCGACCCCGAGGGCCTCGGCGCCCGCATCCGCGCCGAGGCCACGCTCACCGGCTGGCACGGCAGCAGCGACTACGGCATGGCGCTGGGCGAGTTCACCGAGCGGTACGGCGCCGCGGTGGGCCCGCGCACCACGGTGTTCGTCCTCGGCGACGCCCGCACCAACCAGAGCGACCCGAACCTGCCCGCGGTCCGCGAGATCGCCCGGCGGGCCCGGCGCGTGTACTGGCTGAACCCCGAACCGGCAGAACAGTGGGGCACCGGGGACTCGGCCGCGCCGGCGTACGCGGACCTGGTGGAGATGCACGAGTGCCGTACGGCGCGGCAGCTCGGGGGGCTGGTGGGGCGGCTGCTGCCGGTGTGAGCGACGTGAGTGACGTACCCGATCTCCCGTGATCGACTGGTCGTCGTACCGTCGTCTCCCCGTCGTCTCCGCACCGAGGGCTCCGGTCCTCCGGCACCGTGCCGGGAGTCCCGGCCCTCCTCCCCCGAGGACCGCCCATGACACACCCGCCCGTGCCGCTCGGCACCCTTCCCACCCCGCTCGAACCGGCGCCCCGGCTGGCCGCGGCGCTGGGGCTCGGCCCGGAGGACCTGTGGGTCAAGCGGGACGATCTGACCGGTCTGGGCGGGGGCGGCAACAAGATCCGCAAGCTGGAGTGGACGGTGGGCGCGGCGCTCGCGCAGGGCGCGGACACGCTGGTGACCACGGGCGCCGCGCAGAGCAACCACGCCCGGCTGACCGCCGCCGCGGCCGCCCGGCTGGGGCTTGCCGTCGTGCTGGTGCTGCGCGGCTCCCCCGGGGCCTCCCGCTCCGGGAACCTCGCGCTCGACGGGCTGTTCGGGGCCCGGCTCGCCTGGGCGGGCGAGGTGGACCAGGCGGGTCTGGACGCGGCCGCGGCCGAGGTGTGCGACCGGCTGCGCGCGGACGGGAGGCGTCCCGCGCTGATCCCGTTCGGCGGGTCCGGGACCCTGGGCGCCCGGGGCTATGTGCGCTGCGGCGAGGAACTGCGCGCCCAACTGCCGGAGTCGCGCACGGCGGTGGTCGCGCTCGGCTCGGGCGGCACCATGGCCGGTCTGGTCGCCGCCCTCGGCACCGACCGGGTCCTCGGCGTCGACGTGGGCGCGCTGCCCGACCCGGCCGCCGCGGTGGTGGCGTTCGCGGCGCCGCTCACCTCGCGGGAGGTCACGGCGGAGCGGCTGCGGATACGGCGGGACCAGGTGGGCGCGGGGTACGCGACGCTGACGGAGCCGGTGACCGAGGCGCTGCGGCTGGCCGCCCGCACCGAGGGGATCGTGCTGGACCCGACGTACACGGGCCGGGCGCTGGCCGGACTGGCGGCGGCGGTGCGCGACGGCGACGTACTCCCCGGTGAGAAGACGGTGTTCGTGCACACCGGGGGGCTGCCGGGGCTGTTCGGCCATGCGGCGGCGGTGACGGCCGCGGAGGAGGGGGCGGGGGTGTACTGACGGGCGCGGGGGCGTTGCGAGGGTGTGGGGGCGGTGGCCGGCGCGGTGGTGGTCGGGGCGGTGGGGACCGTACGGAAAATTCGTCGGCCGGGACCCGCAACCTCGACCGGGGTCGGACGTCTGTCCGGGTGGAGGCCCTCCTTTTCGTCCAGTTGTCCGACCAGCCCCGAAGGAACTCATGTCCGCACACCGTGTCCCCCGTCCGCTGCGCGCCCGCAAGCTGCGCACCGTCCTCGGGGTCTCCGCGCTCGGCGCGGCGCTCGCCGTCACCGGCACCGTGGCCGCCCAGGCCGCGCAGTCCGACCACCACGCCGCGGGCCACTCCGGCAGCGCGGCCACGCCGAAGCCGGTGCCGTCGGTCCCGGGCGGTTCGGCGACCCCGCGTCCCGTCCCCTCGGTGCCGGGCGGTACGGCGACCCCGCGTCCCGTCCCCTCGGTGCCCGGCGGTACGGCGACCCCGTCGCCCGTGCCGGCTCCGCCGCGCTCCGCGTCCCCGTCGCCGGTGCCGTCGACGCCCGCGCACCCGCACCACGGCCCGGCCGTTCCGGCGCCGGTTCCGCCGCAGCACTGAGGTAGGGGCGGGTGCGGGGAGCCGTCGTACGGCGGTTCCCCGCACCCGGTCCCGGGAGATCCATGACGACAGCCACACCACCGGCGGCCCTGCCCTGGGAACGGGTCACAGCGGCCCGACTCCCCTCGCTCCGGCGGCGGTTCACCCGGCTCCTCGCCCGTATCGGCATGGACACGGACACCGTGTCCGGGCCGTGTCCCCCGACCGCGGGGACGGCCACGCCCGAACCCCCGCCCGGGATCGAGGAGTTGTACCACCACCGCCGGCTGCCCCTGGTGCGCCTGGCGGTGCTGCTGGTGGACGATCTGCCCACGGCCGAGGACGTCGTACAGGACGCGTTCACCGCGCTGTTCCGCCGGCACGGCCATCGGCTCGCCGCCCTGGACGACCCGGAGGCGTACCTGCGGACCAGTGTGGTCAACACGGCGCGCTCGGTGCTGCGCCGGCGCAGGACCGTACGGGCGCACCCTCCGGTGCCGGAGGGGCACGCGCCCGCGCCGGAGGAGGACGTGCTCATCCATGAGGACCACCGGGAGGTGCTGGCGGCGCTGGGCACCCTGACCCGGCGCCAGCGGGAGGTACTGGTGCTGCGCTACTGGTCGCATCTGACGGAGGCCGAGATCGCGACGACGCTCGGTCTGTCGCGCGGGGCCGTCAAGTCCACGGCCAGCCGGGCCCTGGACGCGCTCGGCCGGCGACTGGAGGGTCTGCGATGAACCACTCACCCGTCGACGGGGCCGTCCGGGAGGCCGTCGAGGAACGGCTGCGCGCCGCCCTGGCCGCCCGCGCGAACGCCGTCGGACCATCCGATCTGCGCCCCCTGCGCCCGCCGACCGACGCGCTCGGGGTCCGCCGTCCCTCGCTGCGCGGCACCGTGGTGGGGCTGCTGGCGCTGGCGGCGGTGGCGGCCCTCGTCCTGTTCGCCCTCCACGACGGCGGCAGCCGCCCGGCACCGCCGGCCCACCCCCCGCGTCCGACCGCGGGCACTCCCTCACCGGTGCCGAGCTCCGCGTCGCCCACGCCCGTGGCGAGCCCTTCCGTCCCGGCGCCGCACGCGCGGTGAGCACGCCGGCGAATTGCACCCGTCCGCGCTCACCGGTCCGGCACCGGCACCGCTAAGTTGGGCGGCATGAGCAACCTTGACCGCGCGCCCGAGCCGACCGTCTGCGGTGGCCGTGGATTCGTCGTCGCCGAACCCGTCCGCGAGCTGCTGAGCCCCCGCCCCGTCAGGCTGGGGGAATCGACCGAGGTGCGCAGGCTGCTGCCGAACCTCGGCCGCCGCATGATCGGCGCGTGGGCCTTCGTCGACCACTACGGCCCGGACGACATCGCCGACGAGCCCGGCATGCAGGTCCCGCCGCACCCCCACATCGGGTTGCAGACGGTCAGCTGGCTGCACGAGGGCGAGGTGCTGCACCGCGACTCCACGGGCAGCCTCCAGACGATCCGGCCCCGGCAGCTGGGCCTGATGACCGCGGGGCGCGCGATCAGCCACTCCGAGCAGAGCCCCCGCCCGCACGCCCGTCTGCTCCACGGCGCCCAGCTGTGGGTGGCGCTGCCCGACGCGCACCGGCACACGGACCCGCGGTTCGAGTTCCACGCCGAGCTGCCCACGGTCACCGCGCCCGGGCTGACCGCCACGGTGCTCCTCGGCGACCTCGACGGCGCCGTCTCCCCCGGCACGGCGTACACCCCGATCGTCGGCGCCGACCTCGCGCTCACCCGGGGCGCCGAGGTCCGGCTGCCCCTGGACCCCGACTTCGAGTACGGCGTCCTCGCGATGTCCGGCGAGGTCCATGTGGACGGCGTACCGGTGCTGCCCGGCTCGATGCTCTACCTCGGCTGCGGCCGCTCCGAACTCCCCCTGCGCGCCGAGTCCGACGCCGGGGTCGTGCTCCTGGGCGGCGAACCCTTCGCCGAGGAGTTGATCATGTGGTGGAACTTCGTGGGGCGGACGCAGGAGGAGATCGAACAGGCCCGTGAGGACTGGGCCAAGGGCAGTCGCTTCGGCGAGGTGAAGGGCTACGACGGCGCCCCGCTGCACGCGCCCGAGCTGCCGCCGGTGCCGTTGAAACCACGCGGCCGGGTGCGCTGAGCCGGGAGCCGGTCAGCGCGTACGAGCGAGAGCGGCACCCCCGGCGCCGACGGCGGAACTCAACCGAGGATCCCGGCCACGAGCCGGCGCGCGTACGTGGCGTCGAGGCCGTCCGGGCGGAACAGGATGCGGTACATCATGGGCGCGACGACGCGGTCGATGACCGTCTCGACGCCCGGCGTCTCCTCCCCCCGTTCAGCCGCCCGGGTGAGGATGAAGCCGATCTGGTCGGCGGCGTAGGCCGAGCACTGGCCGGCATTGCTGCCGTCCGGGTCGCCGAGCAGGGCGTCGCGGATGTAGGCGCGACCGGCGGGAGAGGCCATCTCGTCGAGGAACTGCTCGGCCCAGGCCGTCAGGTCGGACGCCAGGGCGCCGTGGTCCCCCGGCGCGGTGTCGGGCCGCAGCCGCTCGACCGCCACGTCCGACAACAGTTCCTGGAGGTCCCCCCAGCGGCGGTAGACCGTCGACGGCGTCACCCCCGCGCGCTGGGCGACCATCGGCACGGTCAGGGCGTCCCGGCCCACTTCCGAGGCGAGTTCGTGGACGGCGTCGTGGACCGCCGCCTGGACCCGGGCGCTGCGCCCACCGGGACGCACCATCTGCCTGCTCACAGCACTCACCTTAAAGCAAAATCATTGCGTCTAGCCAGCCGTCGGCCTCACGCACGCCCCTCCGTCCCACACCCGCGCCGTCCGCCTCGCGCACGCGACGGGGAGGGGCGGCGCCTTCGGCCCGGAGGGAACGGTCCGGCCGGGCCGAAGCGCCTCGTTCAGACCGCGGGCGCCAGCTCGCGGGCGGGCTGGGTCCGCTCGTAGGCGTGGCCGGCCCGCAGGAGCACGCTCTCGCCGAGCGGTCGCCCGAGCAGCTGCATGCCGATCGGCAGACCCGCCGTGTCGTGGCCGACCGGTACCGACAGGGACGGCAACCCGGTGATGTCGGCGGGGGACGACAGGCGTACGTAGGCGTCGGAGACGCCCTCGGCCGTGCCGTCGGCCCAGGTGATCGTCTCCTGGCCGGCCTTGGCCGCGGTGGCCGGGACGGTGGGGGCGACGACCAGGTCGACGTCCCGCAGCATGCGCGTCCATTCCTGCCGCATGAGGGTGCGGGCGCGCTGGGCGCGCAGGTAGTCCCCGGCGGGCATCAGTTCGCCGGCCTCCAGGAGGATGCGGACGTCGTCCTGGTACAGCTCGGGGACCGTGCGCAGGGTGCGCTCGTGGTAGGCGGTCGCCTCGGGCACCATCAGGCCCCACTGCGTGGCCTGGATGTAGCGGGTCATGGGGATCTCGACGTCGACGAGGACTGCGCCGAGCTCTCGAAGCCGGTCGATCGCGTGCCGTACGGCGGCTTCCACCTCGGGATCGACATGGTCGAAGAAGTAGGTGCGCGGCACGCCCACCCGCAGGCCCGTCAGGTCCGGGTCCGCATCCGGCCGGTAGTCGGTGCCGGGTGCGGTCAGCGAGGCGG comes from the Streptomyces sp. SUK 48 genome and includes:
- a CDS encoding ABC transporter permease, coding for MTAAPDDCLARNEWICGAYLSSRRGILLDAVVQHLQLTALAVLIGLAVAVPLAVLARRWGWAAGPVLALTTILYTIPSLAMFSLLLPLYGLSATLVVAGLVLYSLTLLVRNLLAGLRAVPEETRQAARGLGYGPIRLLLTVELPLALPAAMAGLRIATVSAVSLVTVGAIVGYGGLGNLVYAGMNTYFKAQVLTASVLCVLIAIAADLLLLGVQRLITPWTRAAGA
- a CDS encoding MoxR family ATPase, with protein sequence MFTSVDDVSARLAETGYLASPAVATTVFLAARLGKPLLVEGPAGVGKTELAKAVAQVAEARLVRLQCYEGVDESRALYEWNHAKQLLRISAGPGESWDETRTDVFSEEFLLPRPLLTAIRGDEPTVLLIDETDKADVEMEGLLLEVLSDFQITVPELGTVTATRRPFVVLTSNAGRELSEALRRRCLFLHIGFPEEELERRIVRLKVPGLPEALAESVVRVVGALRAMDLRKAPSVAETVDWARTLLALGADTLDETVVRDSLGVILKHQDDIQKAAAKLDLDAL
- a CDS encoding VWA domain-containing protein — encoded protein: MTDPAERITGLVGALRAHGVRIGTGETVDAALAAEALGLGDRELLREGLAATLLHGAAQRAVFDPVFDLYFPRGVGAPDAGPADREGLRDRLAEALAADDRTLMAQLAAQAVDGFGGYGSSPGSDGWSAYQTLERLRPQTLLARVRADVRAGAGAGGDFADRLLDDEIRRRIEEFRRLVGAEARRRVAERRGRDEIARRAVRPTADRVDFLFASREQLAELRRAVQPLARKLATRLAARRRRAARGTIDLRRTLRSSLSTGGVPMRPVLRRRRPVRPELVLLCDVSGSVSGFSDFTMLLVQALHDQFGKVRVFAFVNRLDEVTGLLDHGRADPEGLGARIRAEATLTGWHGSSDYGMALGEFTERYGAAVGPRTTVFVLGDARTNQSDPNLPAVREIARRARRVYWLNPEPAEQWGTGDSAAPAYADLVEMHECRTARQLGGLVGRLLPV
- a CDS encoding pyridoxal-phosphate dependent enzyme — encoded protein: MTHPPVPLGTLPTPLEPAPRLAAALGLGPEDLWVKRDDLTGLGGGGNKIRKLEWTVGAALAQGADTLVTTGAAQSNHARLTAAAAARLGLAVVLVLRGSPGASRSGNLALDGLFGARLAWAGEVDQAGLDAAAAEVCDRLRADGRRPALIPFGGSGTLGARGYVRCGEELRAQLPESRTAVVALGSGGTMAGLVAALGTDRVLGVDVGALPDPAAAVVAFAAPLTSREVTAERLRIRRDQVGAGYATLTEPVTEALRLAARTEGIVLDPTYTGRALAGLAAAVRDGDVLPGEKTVFVHTGGLPGLFGHAAAVTAAEEGAGVY
- a CDS encoding SigE family RNA polymerase sigma factor yields the protein MTTATPPAALPWERVTAARLPSLRRRFTRLLARIGMDTDTVSGPCPPTAGTATPEPPPGIEELYHHRRLPLVRLAVLLVDDLPTAEDVVQDAFTALFRRHGHRLAALDDPEAYLRTSVVNTARSVLRRRRTVRAHPPVPEGHAPAPEEDVLIHEDHREVLAALGTLTRRQREVLVLRYWSHLTEAEIATTLGLSRGAVKSTASRALDALGRRLEGLR
- a CDS encoding pirin family protein → MSNLDRAPEPTVCGGRGFVVAEPVRELLSPRPVRLGESTEVRRLLPNLGRRMIGAWAFVDHYGPDDIADEPGMQVPPHPHIGLQTVSWLHEGEVLHRDSTGSLQTIRPRQLGLMTAGRAISHSEQSPRPHARLLHGAQLWVALPDAHRHTDPRFEFHAELPTVTAPGLTATVLLGDLDGAVSPGTAYTPIVGADLALTRGAEVRLPLDPDFEYGVLAMSGEVHVDGVPVLPGSMLYLGCGRSELPLRAESDAGVVLLGGEPFAEELIMWWNFVGRTQEEIEQAREDWAKGSRFGEVKGYDGAPLHAPELPPVPLKPRGRVR
- a CDS encoding TetR/AcrR family transcriptional regulator; this translates as MVRPGGRSARVQAAVHDAVHELASEVGRDALTVPMVAQRAGVTPSTVYRRWGDLQELLSDVAVERLRPDTAPGDHGALASDLTAWAEQFLDEMASPAGRAYIRDALLGDPDGSNAGQCSAYAADQIGFILTRAAERGEETPGVETVIDRVVAPMMYRILFRPDGLDATYARRLVAGILG
- a CDS encoding amidase is translated as MRPYELSLSAAAEEIRARRLSPVELTDSVLERVAQVEPHLQAYVTVTAEHARRAARETEDDIAAGRHRGPLHGIPMGLKDLIDVAGVATSASSRVRADHRAKADSTVAARLSAAGAVLVGKTHTHEFAYGLTTPQTGNAWDAGRVAGGSSGGSAVAVAAGGATFALGTDTGGSIRVPAALNGVVGLKPTYGLVPRHGVTSLSWSLDHVGPITRTVADAALVLTALAGHDPRDPASLTAPGTDYRPDADPDLTGLRVGVPRTYFFDHVDPEVEAAVRHAIDRLRELGAVLVDVEIPMTRYIQATQWGLMVPEATAYHERTLRTVPELYQDDVRILLEAGELMPAGDYLRAQRARTLMRQEWTRMLRDVDLVVAPTVPATAAKAGQETITWADGTAEGVSDAYVRLSSPADITGLPSLSVPVGHDTAGLPIGMQLLGRPLGESVLLRAGHAYERTQPARELAPAV